A single genomic interval of Alistipes provencensis harbors:
- a CDS encoding PspC domain-containing protein, whose protein sequence is MATNDNRRLFRSQDSIIAGVCAGLAEYFGLDTSLVRIGTLILILFGGLSLWIYIILWLIVPKAPKRLNA, encoded by the coding sequence ATGGCAACGAACGACAACAGGCGGTTATTCCGCTCGCAAGACAGCATCATCGCCGGCGTATGCGCCGGGCTGGCCGAGTATTTCGGGCTCGACACATCACTGGTACGCATCGGAACCCTGATCCTGATTCTCTTCGGAGGTCTCTCGCTCTGGATTTACATCATCCTCTGGCTGATCGTCCCGAAGGCCCCCA
- a CDS encoding RNA polymerase sigma factor, with the protein MKESEFTSLVLPLRDRMFRYARNLLLSPAEAEDAVHDLLERLWRERSRLEGCRRVDSFVMTAVRNRCYDLLRRHRADGRRDDAVAGWTECSAAAEADRWEMRELVRRALACLPERQREVLHLKDIEGYPTREIAGMVGCDEAQVRVILSRARNGLREVVKKMTDDERTTRTD; encoded by the coding sequence ATGAAGGAATCCGAATTCACCTCACTTGTCCTGCCGCTCCGCGACCGCATGTTCCGATACGCCCGGAACCTGCTGCTCTCGCCGGCCGAGGCGGAAGATGCCGTGCACGACTTGTTGGAGCGGCTGTGGCGTGAGCGCAGCCGGTTGGAAGGGTGCCGCCGGGTCGATTCCTTCGTGATGACCGCCGTGCGCAACCGGTGTTACGACCTGCTGCGCCGGCACCGGGCCGACGGCCGCCGGGACGACGCGGTGGCGGGGTGGACGGAGTGCTCGGCGGCTGCCGAAGCTGACCGCTGGGAGATGCGCGAACTGGTGCGGCGGGCGCTGGCCTGCCTCCCCGAACGCCAGCGGGAGGTGCTCCACCTGAAGGATATCGAGGGTTATCCGACCCGCGAGATCGCCGGAATGGTCGGCTGCGACGAGGCGCAGGTGCGCGTGATCCTCTCCCGCGCCCGCAACGGATTGCGAGAGGTAGTGAAAAAAATGACGGACGATGAACGAACGACACGAACGGATTGA
- a CDS encoding PspC domain-containing protein, whose protein sequence is MKETVNANIGSMAFTLDTDAYRVLGSYFDDIRRRLPEGDAETMSDIETRVAEIFREKVASPMRVITLDVVRATMEQMGSPADFGEPRDAAQAGTADEVPGEEPGEPAPRKLYRSRTERSIAGICGGLAAYFGADPTMIRLLTLLLILFGGLSIWAYIILWIVVPEEPARKFNIHRNR, encoded by the coding sequence ATGAAAGAGACTGTAAACGCGAACATCGGCTCCATGGCATTCACCCTCGACACGGATGCTTACCGGGTGCTGGGCAGTTATTTCGACGACATTCGCCGCCGCCTGCCCGAAGGCGACGCCGAGACGATGAGCGACATCGAGACGCGTGTGGCGGAGATCTTCCGCGAAAAGGTCGCATCGCCCATGCGGGTCATCACGCTCGACGTGGTTCGTGCGACGATGGAGCAGATGGGCTCCCCGGCCGATTTCGGGGAACCCCGCGACGCGGCGCAGGCCGGGACGGCGGATGAAGTTCCCGGGGAGGAGCCCGGTGAACCGGCTCCCCGCAAACTCTACCGCTCGCGCACGGAGCGCTCGATCGCCGGCATTTGCGGCGGACTGGCCGCCTATTTCGGAGCCGATCCGACGATGATCCGTCTCCTGACGCTGCTGCTGATCCTCTTCGGAGGTCTTTCGATCTGGGCTTACATCATCCTCTGGATCGTCGTTCCCGAGGAGCCCGCCCGCAAATTCAACATCCACCGCAACCGATAA